The genomic region GACTTCTTCCAGATCGAGACCGTCACGCTCAAACGGTTGTACGTGTCCTTTGTCTTGGAGCTCTGCACCAGGCGGGTACACATCCTTGGGATCACTGAGCATCCGACCGCGGCTTGGGTGACCCAGCTGGCCAGGAACTTTCTGGCCGACCTGGGGGAGCGGGCCGACCGGTTCCGGTACCTGATCCGGGATCGAGACTCCATCTTCATCGACGCGTTCGACGCCGTCTTCGCCGCCGAGAACATCGAGATCAAGAAGTCGGCGCCGCAATGCCCGAAGATGAACGCCTTCACCGAACGCTGGGTGAAGACTCTCCGCGCCGAATGCGCCGACCGGATGCTCATCGCCGGCGAACGTCACCTGCAGATCGTTTTGGACCAGTACGCCGAGCACTACAACGCAGGACGCTCGCATCAAGGCCATGGGTTGAACCTACGAGCACCCCTCGACGACCCGAACGTCATCCTGTTCCCGGCCCAACGGATCGCCCGAACGAAGATCCTGGGCGGCCTCATCAACGAATACGATGCCGCAGGATAAGCCCTGCTCAGCGCCTCGGCTGGCGTAGCCTTCCTGGAGGTGGTGCCGGGCTGCGGCGTCGAGGATGGGCGAAGGACCCGCATGTTCGCGGCGGCACGTCCCTGTGCTGTGCCAGAACCGGATTTTGGAGTAGCTCAGTCGAACGCGTCGGCGAAGACGGAGTCGCGGTCCCGGATCGGGTATCGGACCCTGTCAGCCCGCTGGTCGGCCTCGGCCAGGAAGTTGATGGCCAGCTGGGTCGCCCAGACTGCGGTGGCATGGTCAGTGACCCCGAGGATGTGTACGCCTGGTGCCGAGCTCAAGGATGGAGGATATCACTCGGCTGATACGCGATGTCGGCGGGTGCGGATCCATCTGCCGCTCTCGGGGAGGCCGATTACCTAATCATCGGTTAGGCAGTTTTGCGGATGTCGTTATCCAGTAATGGATGGGAGTGTTGGCGTACGGCGTTGAGGCCTGACCCCGCCGTTTCCGCAATCGAGAATGAGGTATCGAAAATGGGCCTGCGCGATCGGCTCATCGCCAAAGCGATGACGAATCTGCCTGACCACCGCAGCGCGCTGATTGAGGCCCTCGGACCGAACGAGAAACTGCTGGGATTCACGTTCAGCACACCCGTCGCGTTCGAGACGGGATCCGGCACCGGTTTCGGCACCGCCCGCCTCACCGGACTCGTCATCAACAAGGTCACCGAGCAGGTGTCCAAGGCGCGTCACATCAGTGGCGACAGCGGGAGCATCGCACGGACGCTGCCGCGCGACGCGGCCAGCCGCGTGCTGGCCATCAGCAGCTGGGGGCTGTCGATCTGGGACTTCGGGCCGACTTCGCAGACGTTCCCCCCGTCCCGACTGGTCGCAGTCGCCCGCCAGGACGTGAGATCCATTACCAGGACCGGTCAGAGCCGCGGCGGATACGTGGAGATTCGCGTGGTCTTCTCCGACGAGTCGTTCTTCGACTATCGGGCTGCGGAGCATGCCTTGTATGCGGACTTCTGGTCCGCGGTCGAGTCCTTCGCGTAAACACCCGATCCCACACTCGCGCCTGGGCCGGCTTCGCGTCGGAGGGACTATTCTGAGCCGGCGTCATCGGCTCCGAGGAGGAGGCGGGTGAGGGCCGTGCGGGAGGAGACGTTGAGTTTGTGATAGATCCTCGCGAGGTGGGCGTCCACGGTGCGTTTGCTGAGGAACAGTTGTTCCGCGACGTCCCGGCTGCGCTTGCCGGCGGTGACCAAGTCCGCGATCTGGCGCTCGCGGCCGGTGAGCAGGGCCGTGATGTCGGGCCTTGGGGATTCCGTGACTGTGTTGTCGAAGGTGGCGCTCGCTGCCAGCAGACTTTTTGCCGCCGCGGCTTCCTCACGTACTCGCACGGCACCGTGAACGTCGGCCAGGTTCATCGCTGAGGCCAGCCAGTTGGCGGCGGTCGCTGATCCGTGTGCGCCCTCGGCTGAGTGCGCGCCCACAACGAGGGTCCAGGCATGATGGATCGGCCTGCCGCCGCGCCGGAACCCGTGCGCGGCCCGCTCGAACAGTTTGGCCGCCATGGCGTGTTCGCCTTCGGCCATGTGCAGGATGGCTTGAGCACGGTCGACATGCGCTCGTTGGACGGCAAGCCCGAGTCGCTCGGCGGCGGAGTCGCCGTCGCGGGCCCAGCGCTGGGCCGCGTCGGCGTCGCCGGTGAACAGCGCGGCCGTCGACAGCATGGCCAGCAGCATCGGGTGGAAGTTGGGCTGGAACAGGTGCAGGTCCTCGCCTCCGCCTCCCTCGAGCAGGGCCTCGGTGCAGCCGGGGGCGTCTCCGCCGATGAGCCGTACCATGGCCAGTTGCATGGCTGCCGAACCTGCCCACCAGCCGGGCTGGGCGGTACGAGCGCTCTCCTCAGCGAGCGCGACGACCGCTGCGGAGTCGTGCTGGCTCCGGGTCCAGACCATCGCGCCGACCCTCATCGCTTTACTCATGCTGATCGCGTCGTCCGCGCCGGTGGCGTGGGCGGCGCGTTCCGCCTCCAGCGCCCACTGTTCGGCCTGGCTCAGCCGGCCGGCCTCCTGATCGATGTAGGAGAGACCCAGCAGGCAGTGCGCCAAGGCCTGCTGGGGTCCTCCGGCCTGTGCGAGGGCCAGACCGCGGCGGAAATGTCGCGATGCGGCGGAGTACTGCTCGGTGAACAGCTCGGTGCAGCCGAGCATGGCCAAGAGCTCGGGGGTTCGTGCGGCGGCGGAATCCGGCAGCCCGTCGACCAGTTGGGCGCTGTCGAGGAGGGCGGGCATCACGGCGGCGGTGTCTCCGAGGTAGCTGTCGCCGAACGCCGACAGGACGCGCACGGACGCGACGGATACGGCGTCGCCCTCTCCGCGGGTGCTGGCCTCGCCCCCTGTCGTGGCGGCACTCACGACTTCGCGCACCAGTGCGCGCGCTTCACGGTAGGTTCCCCGGAACACGTGCAGGAATCCGTATTCGAAGGCGAGTTCGGCGGCTGCGGCGGGCAGCGGTCGCGGCAGCGTGTGCAGGGCGGTACGCGCGGATGCCTCGGCTTCGGCGAATCGGCCGAGTTGGCGTTCGGCGGCCGCGCGGGCGGCGTAGGCCTTCAGCCGCAGGTGCTCGGCCAGATACGTGTGGTCGCGCAGGACTTCGTGGGCCATGGTCCGGGCAGCCTCGAGCCTCCCGGAGGCACTCAGGGCGCGGGAGCATTCGAGCATCAAGGTGGCCCGCTCGGCAGTCGGGCGGTCGCCACTCGGCAGGTTCTCCAGGGCCAGACCCAACCAGCGGACCGCAGTCGCCGGAGCGTCCGGGAGGACCTCCGTCGCGCCCCGGGCCAGCAGGTTGACGGCAACCGAAGCGTCCGTGCCGACGA from Catenulispora sp. MAP5-51 harbors:
- a CDS encoding AAA family ATPase, which translates into the protein MFVAASQGPEGPLVGRDTETRRLVGVLEELGSGRGSVVEIAGDPGIGKTRLMNMLAEVARQRGVQVARAHAIRGSTVAYQVFREATGDWPGPDQSTTDDEAVFRAIRARMADLAADSSGGMLLLDDIHLCDEASAQLAARLVRTLAPGPLVLALAHQPRRTGSVLLEALEHGSRTGRVIRIEPQPLDAETVAMLLDHWHTSEGSAGVPYTDPTRRHATPASDSASRRPLNSPEFAEQLHAASGGNPRHLRVLVAGGWEPEHWPDRPGSDADGLLREAVAMTAELDALTPDASAAAQTAAVLGDPFRPEDVAEISGHDLDQILDALSDLVRADVVRPVASNGRFAFRHPLLRHIAHERAAISVLLTAHQRALDLFAARGVPAVQLARHAEYLVGTDASVAVNLLARGATEVLPDAPATAVRWLGLALENLPSGDRPTAERATLMLECSRALSASGRLEAARTMAHEVLRDHTYLAEHLRLKAYAARAAAERQLGRFAEAEASARTALHTLPRPLPAAAAELAFEYGFLHVFRGTYREARALVREVVSAATTGGEASTRGEGDAVSVASVRVLSAFGDSYLGDTAAVMPALLDSAQLVDGLPDSAAARTPELLAMLGCTELFTEQYSAASRHFRRGLALAQAGGPQQALAHCLLGLSYIDQEAGRLSQAEQWALEAERAAHATGADDAISMSKAMRVGAMVWTRSQHDSAAVVALAEESARTAQPGWWAGSAAMQLAMVRLIGGDAPGCTEALLEGGGGEDLHLFQPNFHPMLLAMLSTAALFTGDADAAQRWARDGDSAAERLGLAVQRAHVDRAQAILHMAEGEHAMAAKLFERAAHGFRRGGRPIHHAWTLVVGAHSAEGAHGSATAANWLASAMNLADVHGAVRVREEAAAAKSLLAASATFDNTVTESPRPDITALLTGRERQIADLVTAGKRSRDVAEQLFLSKRTVDAHLARIYHKLNVSSRTALTRLLLGADDAGSE
- a CDS encoding integrase core domain-containing protein translates to MSVRLVYLLFCRIASWLVLLGRSSAAKDVELLVLRHEVAVLRRANPKPRLDWSDRALFAALIRLLPKHLRAHRLVTPGTLLRWHRRLVADKWRQPRPPGRPPISEELVELILRLAGDNPSWGYTRIQGELRRLGHRVAAATIRKVLRRHRIPPAPKRDDGLTWRMFLRAQAATILATDFFQIETVTLKRLYVSFVLELCTRRVHILGITEHPTAAWVTQLARNFLADLGERADRFRYLIRDRDSIFIDAFDAVFAAENIEIKKSAPQCPKMNAFTERWVKTLRAECADRMLIAGERHLQIVLDQYAEHYNAGRSHQGHGLNLRAPLDDPNVILFPAQRIARTKILGGLINEYDAAG